Proteins encoded by one window of Synechococcus sp. WH 7805:
- a CDS encoding molybdopterin oxidoreductase family protein, whose product MSPTTASVQSQCPYCGVGCGLDLLPPGEAGKAVKRDAEGNPMWSARGHREHPSSHGQVCIKGATVGETLGQGRLSQPLYRATLADPFQAISWNSAFDLLTERIRSTLASKGADAIAMYGSGQFHTEDYYIAQKLLKGALGTNNFDANSRLCMSSAVAGYTRSLGSDGPPCCYEDLDHCSVAFLIGTNTADCHPVLFQRLLKRKKRDPKGLTIVVIDPRCTDTAKIADYHLALAPGTDLALLHGLARLVLQDNGFDSDFIDSATEGFAAFTQTIKAWTPGKTSKFCGIAEKDLRSVARLWSRKEGILSLWSMGVNQRREGTAVVGGLINLHLLTGEIGKAGAGPFSLTGQPNAMGGREAGGLAHLLPGYRLVTNAEHRHAVEKAWGFAPGSIAAQPGLDAWKQVEAMERGELDLWWVAATNPLVSMPDLERVKAAMQRCKLVVVSEAYADTETSHYAHLLLPAAQWSEKSGAMTNSERRVTLCPAFRPRHGDSRADWEVFAELGRRLGFVDQFSYSSAAEVYEEFTSLTAARVCDMSGLSHSLLKEHGPQQWPYPKGEGPTRTSKRLYEKKRFPTASGRARFQKDSPLGLAEPPCEMYPLVLTVGRYLGQWHTMTRTGKVARLNAMHPEPSLEMHPSDAKRFGLEDNGLAAITSRRGTLTARVCVSERIRVGSVFLPMHWGFTQAEACEANALMHDQACPISKQPELKASAVVVAPAVSVVKPTEQDTGVLENLRRLLTPALR is encoded by the coding sequence ATGTCGCCTACCACCGCGTCTGTGCAAAGTCAGTGTCCCTACTGCGGCGTTGGCTGCGGTCTGGACCTCTTGCCTCCAGGAGAAGCCGGAAAAGCGGTAAAGCGGGACGCCGAAGGTAATCCGATGTGGAGTGCACGCGGTCATCGCGAGCACCCATCCAGCCACGGACAGGTGTGCATTAAAGGTGCCACGGTTGGAGAGACCCTGGGACAAGGTCGCCTTAGCCAGCCTCTATACCGAGCAACACTGGCAGATCCGTTCCAGGCCATCAGCTGGAACAGCGCCTTCGACCTGCTCACCGAGCGCATTCGTTCCACCTTGGCCAGCAAGGGGGCTGATGCCATTGCCATGTACGGCTCCGGGCAATTTCACACCGAGGATTACTACATCGCTCAGAAACTGCTGAAGGGCGCCCTCGGCACCAATAATTTCGATGCCAATTCACGGCTGTGCATGAGTTCAGCCGTAGCTGGCTACACCCGCAGTCTCGGCTCCGACGGTCCGCCCTGCTGTTACGAGGATCTCGATCACTGCTCCGTAGCCTTCTTGATCGGCACCAACACAGCCGACTGCCATCCGGTGCTGTTCCAACGCCTGTTGAAACGCAAAAAGCGTGATCCCAAGGGACTCACCATCGTTGTGATTGATCCCCGCTGCACCGATACAGCAAAAATTGCCGATTACCACCTCGCGCTTGCCCCCGGCACCGACCTCGCCTTGCTGCATGGCCTGGCGCGCCTGGTGCTTCAGGACAATGGCTTCGACAGCGACTTCATCGATAGCGCCACAGAAGGCTTCGCAGCGTTCACCCAAACAATCAAGGCCTGGACACCAGGAAAAACCAGCAAGTTCTGCGGCATCGCCGAAAAAGACCTGCGTTCAGTGGCAAGGCTTTGGAGCCGAAAGGAAGGGATTTTGAGCCTTTGGTCGATGGGCGTGAACCAACGGCGAGAGGGAACCGCCGTTGTGGGAGGGCTGATCAACCTGCACCTGCTCACCGGGGAGATCGGCAAAGCCGGTGCAGGCCCCTTCTCACTCACGGGTCAACCGAATGCCATGGGTGGACGCGAAGCCGGCGGCCTCGCCCATCTGCTTCCTGGCTACCGATTGGTCACCAATGCGGAGCACCGCCATGCGGTTGAGAAAGCGTGGGGGTTTGCCCCTGGATCCATTGCTGCCCAACCAGGACTGGACGCATGGAAACAAGTGGAAGCGATGGAACGGGGGGAGCTCGATCTCTGGTGGGTGGCTGCCACGAACCCACTGGTCAGCATGCCGGACCTCGAACGCGTCAAAGCCGCGATGCAACGCTGCAAACTCGTGGTGGTGAGCGAAGCCTATGCCGACACCGAAACGTCTCATTACGCCCATCTGCTTCTGCCGGCAGCCCAATGGAGTGAAAAGAGCGGAGCGATGACCAATTCAGAGCGGCGGGTCACCTTGTGCCCAGCGTTCAGGCCCCGCCATGGCGACAGCCGAGCGGACTGGGAAGTGTTTGCAGAACTCGGACGACGACTCGGCTTCGTCGACCAGTTTTCCTACAGCTCAGCCGCAGAGGTTTATGAGGAGTTCACCTCTCTCACGGCGGCCCGCGTCTGCGACATGTCGGGTCTTAGTCACTCCCTGCTGAAGGAGCATGGCCCGCAGCAATGGCCTTACCCCAAGGGTGAAGGCCCAACCAGAACCTCCAAACGTCTCTACGAAAAGAAACGATTCCCGACTGCCAGTGGTCGGGCCAGATTTCAAAAGGACAGTCCCCTGGGTCTGGCAGAACCCCCCTGCGAGATGTACCCGCTGGTGCTCACAGTGGGTCGCTATCTCGGCCAATGGCACACAATGACGCGCACGGGCAAGGTCGCACGCCTGAACGCCATGCATCCCGAACCCAGCCTTGAAATGCATCCCAGCGATGCCAAGCGCTTTGGTCTGGAAGACAACGGCTTGGCAGCCATCACATCCCGTCGAGGCACGCTCACCGCGCGGGTTTGCGTGTCGGAGCGGATCCGCGTGGGATCAGTGTTCCTACCAATGCATTGGGGCTTCACTCAGGCCGAAGCCTGCGAAGCCAATGCCCTCATGCACGATCAGGCCTGTCCGATCTCCAAACAACCGGAACTAAAAGCCTCTGCCGTGGTAGTCGCTCCAGCGGTATCGGTTGTGAAACCGACGGAACAGGACACAGGCGTTCTGGAGAACCTGCGGCGGCTGCTCACCCCAGCACTTCGTTGA
- a CDS encoding NarK family nitrate/nitrite MFS transporter yields MLGELWSFQGRYRTLHLTWFAFFLTFVVWFNLAPLATTVKADLGLTVGQIRTVAICNVALTIPARVLIGMLLDKFGPRLTYSTLLVFSVIPCLMFASAQDFNQLVVARLLLSIVGAGFVIGIRMVAEWFPPKEIGLAEGIYGGWGNFGSAFSALSLVGLAGWLSFSGGFELPTGAVLNWRGAIALTGIISAIYGVIYYFNVADTPPGKVYQRPERTAGLEVTSMRDFWGLLGMNVPFAAILCVLCWRLQKVGFLNASTYPLALLAVLVWFVFQTWGIVRTNRELIMGTKVYPKEDRYEFKQVAILELTYIVNFGSELAVVSMLPTFFETTFDLPKATAGILASCFAFVNLVARPAGGLISDKLGSRKNTMGFLTAGLGFGYLIMSLIKPGTFTGSTGIVIAVLITMLASFFVQSGEGATFALVPLVKRRVTGQVAGLVGAYGNVGAVTYLTIFSLLPLWMGGAGEPTPETIAASNSAFFQILGIAGLIVAFFCFFFLKEPKGSFADLHEGETASEGTPSMAG; encoded by the coding sequence ATGCTTGGCGAACTTTGGTCATTCCAGGGCAGATATAGAACACTGCATCTCACCTGGTTTGCATTCTTTCTTACTTTTGTTGTCTGGTTCAATCTCGCTCCTCTAGCAACCACCGTGAAAGCCGATCTTGGCCTGACGGTTGGTCAGATTCGAACTGTGGCTATCTGCAACGTGGCCCTCACCATTCCTGCACGTGTGCTGATCGGCATGCTGCTCGACAAATTTGGTCCCCGGCTCACCTATTCCACGCTGTTGGTGTTTTCGGTGATCCCCTGTCTGATGTTTGCATCTGCGCAGGATTTCAATCAGTTGGTGGTGGCTCGTCTGCTGCTGTCAATCGTTGGCGCTGGATTTGTGATCGGCATCCGCATGGTGGCCGAATGGTTTCCCCCCAAAGAAATTGGTCTCGCTGAAGGCATTTATGGGGGTTGGGGAAACTTCGGATCCGCATTCTCTGCACTGTCACTGGTCGGCCTGGCTGGATGGCTCTCCTTCTCCGGTGGTTTCGAATTGCCAACCGGAGCCGTTCTGAACTGGCGCGGTGCCATCGCTCTGACGGGAATTATCTCAGCCATCTATGGCGTGATCTACTACTTCAATGTGGCTGACACACCACCCGGGAAGGTCTATCAGCGCCCTGAGCGAACGGCAGGCCTTGAAGTCACCAGCATGCGTGACTTCTGGGGACTTCTGGGAATGAATGTTCCCTTCGCAGCCATTCTCTGCGTGTTGTGCTGGAGACTTCAAAAAGTTGGATTCCTCAACGCATCCACCTATCCTCTCGCTCTGCTTGCGGTCTTGGTCTGGTTTGTTTTTCAAACCTGGGGCATCGTCCGCACCAACCGAGAGTTGATCATGGGGACCAAGGTATACCCCAAGGAGGATCGTTATGAGTTCAAACAGGTTGCCATTCTTGAGCTGACTTACATCGTGAATTTCGGTTCAGAACTGGCCGTGGTTTCCATGCTGCCCACGTTCTTCGAAACCACGTTTGATCTGCCGAAAGCAACGGCTGGAATTCTTGCCTCCTGCTTCGCTTTTGTGAATCTGGTGGCTCGTCCAGCAGGCGGTCTGATTTCTGACAAACTCGGCAGCCGCAAAAACACCATGGGTTTCCTCACCGCAGGGCTGGGTTTTGGTTATCTGATCATGAGTTTGATCAAGCCCGGAACTTTTACTGGCAGTACCGGCATCGTGATCGCCGTTTTGATCACCATGCTCGCTTCCTTCTTTGTGCAGTCCGGAGAAGGCGCCACCTTTGCGTTGGTGCCCCTGGTCAAACGTCGCGTCACCGGACAGGTGGCTGGCTTGGTTGGTGCCTACGGAAACGTTGGTGCGGTGACCTATCTCACCATCTTCAGCCTGCTGCCGCTTTGGATGGGCGGTGCTGGTGAACCAACTCCAGAAACGATTGCAGCATCCAACAGTGCCTTTTTCCAGATCCTGGGAATTGCTGGTTTGATCGTCGCGTTCTTCTGCTTCTTCTTCCTGAAGGAACCCAAGGGCTCCTTCGCTGACTTGCACGAAGGTGAAACCGCCTCTGAGGGCACTCCCTCGATGGCTGGTTAA
- a CDS encoding molybdenum cofactor guanylyltransferase encodes MARSLRAVVFAGGASERMGTDKALLRHPNGDSWLVTTVNLLRSVDLEVWVLSGHGSHRKCLAGQPGVTVQAEPWAPAGPLQAFGCVLSEREDEAWLTLPVDMPGLRRSTLLSLLQHWRRAEGLALVAEGGDRLQPLFGVYPCGANNRTALDQELAEGRGRWFGWLERIDYTTFLCPDQDLINANGPDDLAALMR; translated from the coding sequence ATGGCTCGTTCGCTTCGTGCTGTGGTCTTTGCAGGAGGTGCCAGCGAGAGAATGGGAACAGATAAAGCCTTGCTTCGCCATCCCAATGGCGACAGCTGGTTAGTCACAACGGTCAACCTTCTGCGCTCAGTGGATCTTGAGGTATGGGTGCTCAGTGGTCATGGCAGCCACCGGAAATGTCTGGCCGGTCAACCCGGCGTGACCGTTCAAGCTGAGCCTTGGGCACCGGCAGGCCCTTTGCAGGCCTTCGGTTGTGTGTTGTCCGAACGGGAGGATGAAGCATGGCTCACGCTTCCTGTGGACATGCCTGGTCTTCGCCGCAGCACGCTTCTGTCCCTCTTGCAGCATTGGCGCCGGGCCGAAGGCCTGGCCTTGGTGGCAGAGGGTGGTGATCGCTTACAGCCGTTGTTCGGTGTGTACCCCTGTGGAGCGAACAACAGAACCGCACTCGATCAGGAGTTGGCCGAGGGACGCGGCAGATGGTTCGGTTGGTTGGAACGAATTGACTACACCACGTTCCTTTGCCCAGACCAGGATCTAATCAATGCGAACGGGCCAGATGATCTGGCAGCGTTGATGCGATGA
- the moaA gene encoding GTP 3',8-cyclase MoaA produces the protein MSPLPAEFDQWSRPFGVLRISLTARCNLACPYCCPDQKDPPGLLNLDQHLRLIRVASGLGIQTLRLTGGEPLLSDRLLPLLEALAAGRADAADPLSRLRDVALTTNGVLLTPEKALALRAAGLDRITVSLDALEGAVVAKMAGLRGGQGAGDRLVEQVLGGLTAARRAGFDPASGGLKLNAVMRRGLNDCQLLPLAKLARDRGVELRLIEYMDVGNRNGWTSDQVISAEEMIQRIDAHWPLQSMSRQSGATARRWRYVDGRGCIGVIASITEPFCGDCNRLRVTADGQAYTCLFAPEGTDLRPFLQSEEALKAVLRGLWRQRRDRYSEERHWTNESARHAEMAYLGG, from the coding sequence ATGAGCCCCTTACCAGCTGAGTTCGATCAATGGAGCCGACCATTCGGCGTTCTGAGGATCTCTTTGACGGCCCGCTGCAACTTGGCCTGCCCGTATTGCTGCCCGGACCAAAAGGATCCACCGGGATTATTGAATCTTGATCAGCATCTTCGTCTGATTCGTGTTGCCAGCGGTTTAGGCATCCAGACGTTGCGCCTGACGGGAGGTGAACCCCTTCTCAGCGATCGCTTGTTGCCACTGCTTGAGGCGTTGGCGGCAGGCCGTGCTGACGCCGCCGATCCCCTTTCTCGGTTGCGAGACGTGGCGTTGACCACGAATGGGGTGCTGCTGACGCCGGAGAAAGCCCTGGCCTTGCGGGCCGCCGGTTTGGATCGCATCACGGTGAGCCTGGATGCCCTCGAAGGAGCGGTGGTGGCCAAGATGGCTGGTCTGCGTGGTGGGCAAGGCGCCGGTGATCGGTTGGTTGAGCAGGTTCTCGGAGGACTCACCGCTGCCCGCCGCGCTGGCTTTGACCCTGCAAGCGGAGGGCTCAAGCTCAATGCCGTGATGCGACGAGGACTGAATGACTGCCAATTGCTGCCACTGGCGAAGCTGGCGCGGGACCGAGGGGTTGAGCTTCGTTTGATCGAATACATGGACGTGGGGAATCGCAATGGCTGGACTTCAGATCAGGTGATCTCAGCGGAGGAGATGATTCAGCGCATCGATGCGCATTGGCCTTTGCAGTCGATGTCGCGGCAGTCGGGTGCTACAGCCCGCCGATGGCGTTACGTGGATGGTCGAGGTTGCATCGGGGTGATCGCTTCGATCACTGAGCCCTTCTGTGGGGACTGCAATCGTTTGCGTGTGACGGCCGATGGTCAGGCCTACACCTGCCTGTTTGCCCCTGAGGGCACGGACCTTCGTCCTTTTTTGCAGAGCGAGGAGGCCTTGAAGGCTGTTCTTCGTGGGCTCTGGCGGCAACGCCGGGATCGCTACAGCGAGGAGCGTCACTGGACCAACGAATCAGCCCGTCATGCGGAGATGGCCTATTTGGGTGGCTGA
- a CDS encoding transglutaminase family protein codes for MRAELIHRLTYRYEAPVQLGEHRLCLRPRAQGHQRLIQHSLQISPVPVHSHELLAASGDAIERVRFQGSTASLQIEARSLVETRQAAPLLDCFNGLEPPLPYPRGQLNHDLLGALEGWLPNGQHDPSAVELAQDALMGGNQQALPFLQQLMEMIRDRVKYTQRHIGPAWPAGRTLRERVGSCRDLAMLMMECCRSVGLPARFVSGYHLAEPAPEQYDLHAWTEIYLPGAGWRGFDPSAGGEITSRYIVLASSSKPDLTAAVQGTFSGPVATESKLTWTIEAVVEPEPLSAPVAPLIQAA; via the coding sequence ATGCGCGCTGAGCTGATCCACCGTCTCACGTACCGCTATGAGGCTCCGGTACAACTGGGGGAACACCGCCTCTGCCTGAGACCCCGTGCGCAGGGCCATCAACGCCTGATTCAGCATTCGCTGCAGATCTCACCGGTTCCTGTTCACAGCCATGAGCTTCTGGCAGCCAGTGGTGATGCAATCGAGCGAGTGCGCTTCCAAGGGTCGACCGCTTCGCTTCAGATCGAAGCCAGAAGCCTGGTGGAAACCCGGCAAGCCGCTCCTCTTCTCGATTGCTTCAACGGCCTTGAGCCGCCACTTCCCTACCCAAGGGGCCAGTTGAACCACGACCTGTTGGGTGCCCTGGAGGGTTGGTTACCCAATGGCCAGCATGATCCTTCAGCGGTGGAACTGGCTCAGGACGCGTTGATGGGAGGCAACCAGCAGGCATTGCCCTTTCTTCAGCAACTGATGGAGATGATTCGGGACCGGGTCAAGTACACCCAGCGCCATATAGGCCCGGCCTGGCCGGCGGGCCGCACCCTGCGCGAACGCGTTGGGTCCTGCCGCGATCTAGCGATGCTGATGATGGAGTGCTGCCGAAGCGTCGGCCTTCCAGCTCGATTTGTCAGCGGTTATCACCTGGCTGAACCTGCCCCTGAGCAGTACGACCTGCACGCCTGGACCGAGATCTATCTACCAGGTGCCGGATGGCGTGGCTTTGATCCGAGCGCCGGTGGGGAAATCACCTCGCGCTACATCGTGCTGGCCAGTTCCTCGAAGCCCGATCTCACCGCAGCCGTTCAGGGAACATTCAGTGGCCCTGTGGCCACTGAAAGCAAACTCACTTGGACCATTGAAGCCGTTGTGGAGCCCGAACCCCTATCAGCACCCGTCGCACCCCTGATTCAGGCTGCCTGA
- a CDS encoding alpha-E domain-containing protein: protein MLSRVADSLYWINRYVERAENISRFLEVSEAMALDCPPGSAEPWLPLVDANGDRQRFDESYPLGSPRDVVGFLLLDRNNPNSVVSCIANARENARQIRDVITTEMWEQLNDLYWNVQDGEALWQEPDQEQLRSIRRGCQLFYGITDVTLSRDQAWLFSQLGRLIERADKTSRILDVKYFLLLPTPTEVGGVLDELQWISLLRTAGAYQMYRQSVQQAITPVSVARFLLLDPIFPRSVRFCLQEINATLERIHAGPHAGPPDDLECLRGQLLAQWSFVRIDAVIERGLHEAVDQLQSDLNKLHELIHRRYFTTTDFGSIPTDPSCALS from the coding sequence GTGCTGAGCCGTGTGGCCGATTCGCTGTACTGGATCAACCGGTATGTCGAACGGGCCGAAAACATCTCCCGATTTCTAGAAGTGAGCGAAGCCATGGCCCTGGACTGCCCCCCCGGCAGCGCTGAGCCTTGGCTTCCATTGGTCGATGCCAATGGAGACCGTCAACGCTTTGACGAAAGCTATCCCCTGGGAAGTCCAAGGGATGTTGTTGGCTTTCTGCTACTGGATCGCAACAACCCCAACAGCGTCGTGAGTTGCATCGCCAATGCCCGTGAGAACGCTCGCCAGATCCGCGATGTGATCACCACAGAAATGTGGGAACAACTCAATGATCTCTATTGGAATGTTCAAGACGGCGAGGCGCTCTGGCAGGAACCGGATCAGGAGCAACTGCGCAGTATCCGTCGCGGTTGCCAGCTCTTCTATGGCATTACCGATGTGACTCTCAGTCGCGATCAGGCCTGGCTGTTCAGCCAGTTGGGGCGGCTGATCGAACGGGCTGACAAAACCTCCCGCATCCTCGATGTGAAGTACTTCCTGCTGTTGCCGACGCCAACGGAGGTGGGCGGGGTTCTCGATGAATTGCAGTGGATCTCCCTGCTGCGGACAGCTGGGGCCTATCAGATGTACCGCCAGAGCGTTCAGCAGGCGATCACACCAGTGTCGGTGGCGCGATTTCTGCTACTGGATCCAATCTTTCCCCGCTCGGTCCGCTTCTGTCTGCAGGAGATCAACGCCACGCTGGAGCGTATTCATGCGGGTCCCCATGCAGGCCCCCCGGATGATCTGGAGTGCCTGCGTGGCCAACTGTTGGCCCAATGGAGCTTTGTCCGCATCGATGCTGTGATTGAACGGGGACTGCATGAGGCCGTGGATCAACTGCAAAGCGACCTCAACAAGCTGCATGAACTCATCCACCGTCGTTACTTCACGACCACCGACTTCGGCTCCATTCCCACCGACCCGTCATGCGCGCTGAGCTGA
- a CDS encoding circularly permuted type 2 ATP-grasp protein, protein MFTEYRPTEGYDEYFCREQSAPRADLEPLLSSLGAMGLAELNRSHASASNLLRRLGATFRLNGSGLHGGERILPFDPLPRLIHRQEWSVLERGLVQRLEAIDQFLADVYGPQRILNDGVIPREDVESSQGWRPQMQDITVPLNRWCHISGLDLIRDGDGTWRVLEDNLRCPSGVAYFLENRRVMKRLFPSLFAGRTVQPIDDYPSHLLRTLQDLAPWSDAPRVVLLTPGVFNSAYFEHSYLAQQMGIALVEGRDLICEDGRVWMRSTAGREPVDVIYRRIDDDFLDPNVFRRDSMLGVPGLIDAMRSGRVAIANAPGSGVADDKLIYAYVPAMIRYYLNEEPIIDNVPTYLCSRDDDLRFVLEHLNELVVKSVAEAGGYGMLIGPHASTEEIESFAVKIKAHPRNFIAQPTLQLSTVPSLSEGELYPCHVDLRPYVLRGKSDWVSPGGLTRVALKRGSLVVNSSQGGGCKDTWVVSDSAVTAEKPELVPC, encoded by the coding sequence ATGTTCACCGAGTACCGACCAACCGAGGGGTACGACGAATATTTCTGCCGCGAACAGTCCGCTCCCCGTGCTGATCTGGAGCCACTTCTGTCCTCCCTCGGCGCTATGGGGCTGGCGGAGCTAAATCGCAGTCACGCCTCAGCGAGCAACCTGTTACGACGTCTCGGCGCCACCTTCCGACTCAACGGATCAGGTCTGCATGGCGGAGAGCGGATTCTGCCCTTCGATCCGCTGCCAAGACTCATTCACCGCCAGGAATGGTCCGTTCTGGAGCGCGGATTGGTGCAACGCCTGGAGGCCATTGATCAGTTTCTGGCGGACGTTTATGGTCCCCAACGGATCCTCAACGATGGCGTGATCCCGCGTGAGGATGTGGAGAGCTCCCAGGGCTGGCGGCCCCAGATGCAGGACATCACCGTGCCGCTCAATCGCTGGTGCCATATCTCCGGTCTGGATCTGATCCGCGATGGCGACGGCACCTGGAGGGTTCTGGAGGACAACCTGCGCTGCCCCTCCGGCGTGGCTTATTTCCTTGAGAACCGCCGGGTGATGAAACGGTTGTTCCCGAGCCTGTTTGCGGGCCGCACAGTGCAGCCGATCGACGATTACCCCTCCCATCTCTTGCGCACGCTGCAGGATCTGGCCCCCTGGAGTGATGCCCCCAGAGTGGTACTGCTCACCCCCGGCGTGTTCAACAGCGCCTACTTCGAGCACAGCTATCTGGCCCAGCAGATGGGCATTGCCCTGGTGGAAGGCCGCGATCTGATCTGTGAGGACGGACGCGTCTGGATGCGCAGCACTGCTGGCCGGGAACCTGTGGATGTGATCTACCGGCGCATCGATGACGATTTCCTCGATCCAAACGTCTTCCGGCGTGATTCGATGCTCGGTGTCCCAGGGCTCATCGATGCCATGCGCTCTGGTCGGGTGGCCATCGCCAACGCCCCTGGGAGCGGGGTCGCCGACGACAAGCTGATCTATGCCTACGTGCCGGCCATGATCCGGTATTACCTCAACGAAGAACCGATCATTGACAACGTCCCCACCTATCTCTGTTCAAGGGACGACGACCTCCGTTTTGTGCTTGAGCATCTCAACGAGCTGGTGGTGAAATCAGTCGCCGAAGCCGGCGGCTATGGAATGTTGATCGGGCCTCACGCCAGCACTGAGGAGATTGAGAGCTTCGCGGTGAAGATCAAGGCACACCCGCGCAATTTCATCGCCCAGCCCACCCTGCAGCTGTCCACAGTTCCATCCCTCAGTGAAGGAGAGCTGTACCCCTGCCATGTGGATCTGCGCCCCTATGTACTGCGAGGTAAGAGCGACTGGGTCAGCCCCGGCGGCCTGACTCGAGTGGCATTGAAACGCGGTTCCCTGGTGGTGAACTCTTCCCAGGGTGGCGGCTGCAAGGACACCTGGGTGGTCAGCGACAGTGCCGTAACGGCCGAGAAACCGGAGCTCGTACCGTGCTGA
- a CDS encoding sodium:solute symporter family protein, whose protein sequence is MSADAAPFLAPGIAWALVVLFSVLWIALGIAWGRRGKGDADDFMLAGRNIGLALSTATLMASWVTGNTTLLAPEFGYRTGLWGMFSYALAGLGLILFAPLAARIKQLMPNGRTSGDFIRLRYGRLAWWVFMVITAVYTLGFLMTQAMGAGLLLQALSGFDYHVGMVVVIGVATVYTLFGGMRAVIGTDFIQSLLIMVLLAVVAVLAFRQFPMPEVHARLIAEHPDRLDLLLPAGLLIAWNSALFSMGEVFHNNIWWSRVFASRRSVVMTSFLLGGLAWMSVPLVTGSIGLVALARDLQLEQVNMVFPVMAADLLGAGGAALVFVVVFASLTSTLDSLLASTADLLAEDVYFRLLRPQANDAQLKQAARLMVVGLAVVTVALSWPRLDSLASVLFFTGALVASTVWPVACGLYWSSANRWAAIVAMVAGSAVGLTAYVLIAPYCAAVFSAAVSAVVMVVGSRRKPERFDFNLLKEEG, encoded by the coding sequence ATGTCCGCTGACGCTGCCCCTTTTCTGGCACCAGGGATTGCATGGGCGCTTGTGGTGCTGTTCTCCGTGTTGTGGATTGCGCTAGGGATCGCCTGGGGCCGCCGCGGTAAAGGAGATGCGGACGATTTCATGCTGGCGGGCCGCAACATCGGGTTGGCCCTGAGCACAGCCACCTTGATGGCGTCTTGGGTGACGGGCAACACGACCCTTCTGGCCCCGGAATTCGGCTACAGAACAGGCCTCTGGGGCATGTTCAGTTACGCCCTGGCAGGACTGGGGTTGATTTTGTTTGCGCCGCTGGCCGCTCGCATCAAGCAGCTGATGCCCAACGGACGCACCAGTGGTGATTTCATTCGGCTGCGCTACGGACGCTTGGCTTGGTGGGTGTTCATGGTGATCACCGCCGTGTACACCCTTGGCTTTCTGATGACCCAAGCCATGGGCGCTGGGCTGTTACTCCAGGCTCTATCTGGGTTTGACTACCACGTGGGCATGGTGGTGGTGATCGGTGTCGCAACGGTTTACACGTTGTTTGGTGGCATGCGGGCGGTGATTGGAACCGATTTCATCCAATCGCTGCTGATCATGGTGTTGCTGGCAGTGGTGGCGGTACTTGCTTTTCGTCAGTTCCCGATGCCTGAGGTGCATGCTCGCTTGATCGCTGAGCATCCCGACCGTCTTGATCTGCTGCTCCCCGCCGGTCTGTTGATCGCCTGGAATTCAGCTCTGTTCTCGATGGGTGAGGTTTTTCACAACAACATCTGGTGGTCCCGAGTGTTCGCCAGCCGTCGCAGCGTGGTGATGACATCTTTTCTGTTGGGGGGGCTGGCCTGGATGAGTGTCCCCTTGGTGACGGGCTCGATCGGTCTGGTCGCACTGGCCAGAGACCTGCAGCTGGAGCAGGTGAACATGGTGTTCCCAGTGATGGCGGCCGATCTTCTTGGGGCTGGTGGGGCTGCATTGGTGTTTGTCGTCGTCTTCGCGTCACTCACCTCCACTTTGGATTCTCTGTTGGCGTCCACCGCGGATTTGCTGGCTGAAGACGTCTATTTCCGTCTGCTTCGTCCCCAGGCCAATGATGCGCAGCTCAAGCAGGCGGCACGGCTGATGGTGGTCGGTCTGGCCGTGGTCACTGTGGCCCTGTCCTGGCCGCGGCTGGACTCGCTGGCGTCGGTGTTGTTCTTTACCGGTGCGTTGGTGGCCTCAACGGTCTGGCCTGTGGCTTGCGGTCTCTACTGGTCATCCGCCAATCGTTGGGCAGCGATCGTCGCCATGGTTGCCGGTAGTGCTGTCGGTCTGACGGCCTACGTTCTGATTGCCCCTTATTGCGCGGCAGTGTTCTCCGCGGCGGTTTCGGCCGTCGTGATGGTGGTGGGCAGTCGTCGGAAGCCCGAACGGTTTGATTTCAATCTCTTGAAGGAGGAGGGATAA